Proteins from a single region of Antechinus flavipes isolate AdamAnt ecotype Samford, QLD, Australia chromosome 2, AdamAnt_v2, whole genome shotgun sequence:
- the LOC127550602 gene encoding zinc finger protein 420-like, with protein MAKRKSPVLETKPENKKSTQNNSISEEVSSQEVIRKRLTRGKKLKSDDLLGNLQKVQERNLSQKTLPKNKILTGNRDPECNELGIDVSPNSDFIVQQKVPKGERDHISGKKHKCYSDTIKSKKIRTEKKPYECKECGKAFRWCAEFTQHQRIHTGEKPFECKVCGKAFRWCTDLTQHQRVHTGEKPYECTVCGKTFRWSTDLIQHQRTHTGEKPYKCSECGKSFSQRTNLTRHQRTHTGEKPFKCIKCEKTFSRSTHLTQHQRIHTGEKPYECNECGKAFNRNTHLIRHQRIHTGEKPCECNQCGKSFRWTTDLSQHQKTHTGEKPYGCRKCGKAFSRSTHLTQHQRIHTGEKPYECNQCGKAFRWRIDLTQHRKIHTGEKPYECNDCGKAFSQSTNLTRHQRIHIGKKL; from the exons atggcaaaaagaaaaagtccaG tGTTGGAGACGAAAcctgaaaataaaaagtcaactCAAAACAACAGCATTTCTGAAGAGGTCTCATCCCAGGAAGTAATAAGGAAAAGACTCACAAGGggtaaaaaattgaaaagtgatGATTTATTAGGGAATCTTCAGAAGGTACAGGAGAGAAATTTGAGTCAGAAAACATTAcccaaaaataaaatcctcactGGAAATAGAGATCCTGAATGTAATGAATTAGGAATAGATGTGAGTCCGAATTCAGACTTTATTGTACAACAAAAAGTTCCTAAAGGAGAGAGGGACCATATAAGTGGAAAGAAGCACAAATGttattcagacacaattaaatcaaagaaaatcCGTACAGAGAAGAAGCCGTATGAATGTAaggaatgtgggaaggccttcaggTGGTGTGCAGAATTCACtcaacatcaaagaattcatactggagagaaaccctttgaatgtaaagtatgtggaaaagccttcagatGGTGTACAGACCTCACTCAACATCAGAGagtccatactggagagaaaccctatgaatgtaCTGTATGTGGGAAAACTTTCAGATGGAGTACAGATCTCATTCAACATCAAAGAACTCATACTGGAGAAAAGCCCTAcaaatgtagtgaatgtggaaaatcttttagtcaaagaacaaatcttactagacatcagagaactcatactggagagaaaccctttaaaTGCATTAAATGTGAGAAAACTTTTAGCCGGAGTACACACCTTACTCAGCATCAGAGAAtacatactggagagaaaccctatgaatgtaatgaatgtgggaaagcctttaatCGAAATACACATCTTATTcggcatcagagaattcatacaggAGAGAAACCATGTGagtgtaatcaatgtggaaaatcCTTCAGGTGGACTACAGACCTTTCCCAACATCAGAAAACTCACACTGGAGAAAAGCCTTATGGATGTAGaaaatgtgggaaagctttcagcCGAAGTACACATCTTACTCAACATCAAAGAATACATACTGGGgagaaaccctatgaatgtaatcaatgtgggaaagcctttaggTGGCGTATAGACCTTACTCAACATAGAAAAATTCATACTGgcgagaaaccttatgaatgtaatgactgTGGGAAAGCTTTCAGTCAGAGTACAAACCTTACtcgacatcagagaatccatattGGAAAGAAACTTTAG